One Streptomyces umbrinus genomic window, CGCCGCCCGCGCACTGGGACGCCTTCGGGGACGCCTTGTCGGGGCCGTCCTCTTCGGGATCGGCGTCCAGGCCCTCGCCGAGCGCGCCGAGCACCCCCGCCGCCGTGGCGTCCGCGTTCGCCGCGAGCTTGCCCTTCTTGTCCGGCTGGAAGGCGAAGGCGCCGCCGCCGGTCTCGTCGCAGGGGACGGAGAGGCCGAGCAGGGCGTCGTACGGCGTCCGGTCGTCCTTCGAGGGCACGTCCTTCGGGTCGGTGTCCCCGGCGTCCAGGGCCCCGATCACGACGGACGTGGAGTTGGTGTCGCTGGGCGTGCCGGGGAAGTAGCCCCAGCCGCCGTCCTTGTTCTGCACGGACTTCAGCCACTTCACGGCCGCGCCCGTCACGGCGTCGCTCGCGTCGAGGGCTTCCAGGGCCTGCAACGCGGCGGCCGTGCTGTTCGTGTCGACCTTGGTCTTGGCGTCGCACTTCGCGCTCGGGTCGGGGCGGTACGCCGCGAAGGCCCCGCTCTCGCACTGCTGGCCGACGAGCCAGTCGACGGACTTCTTCGCGGGCTCGACCCCCACGCTGTCCTGGGCGAGCAGTGCGAGCGACTGCCGCCAGACACCGTCGTAGGTGGGGTCGGTGCTGCCGTACAGGGCGGAGGGGAACGCCTGGGACGGGGTCGCGCCGGGCGACTCGTCGGCGAGGGCGGCCGGCGCGAACGCCGTACCGATCACGGCGGTGGCGGCCAGTACCGCTGCGCTGCGGCGGACAAACATGATCGGCGGGTGCCTCTCCCGGTCAGGGAGCCGGGCAGCCTGGAATCCAAGGCGGCTCGGCTCCGTATGCCTCGACGGTGCCGGTCACCGGCGGTTCCGGTGACGCGAGCCGGTCACGTCCGTACGGGGCAATCCGGCTCGCCGCCCCTGATCGACTGATCGACTGGTGGGCCGATCGACCGGGCGGCACACGGTTGCGGGTCAGCGCCGGATTTGCACCGGCTTCCCCCCGTACGACTGTGATGACGACCCGCTCACTGTACCGGCCCGTAGCAAGACCCTGAGGGCCGCCTGTGGGGGCGCCTGTGAGGCCGGGCGGCTCCGGGTAACTTCTGCCCATGGGGATACCTGCGGGGGCCGGCCGCCTGCTCGGCTCGGGGCGCACGGCGGATGTCTACGCGCTCGGCGATGGCGGTGATCACGACGGCCTCGGCGATCACGGTGGTCCCGGGGGCGGGGCGTGGGTGCTGCGCCGGTACCGGGACGGCTACGGGGACGCGCAGGCCGAGGCGGCCGTCATGGAGTACGTACGGGGTCACGGCTATCCCGTGCCGCGCGTGCGGGCGGCGGACGCGCGCACCGACCTCGTGATGGAGCGGCTGTACGGGCCGACCGTGGTCGAGGCGGTGGCCGCCGGTGAACTCACCGCGGGGGAGGCCGGATCGGTGCTCGCCCGGCTCCTGCGCGACCTGCACGTGATCCCGGCCCGCCGCTCCACCGACCCCGCCGTACGCGTCCTGCACCTGGACCTGCACCCCGAGAACGTTCTCCTCGCCCCGGCCGGCCCCATGGTGATCGACTGGGCCAACACCGACGAGGGGCCGCCCGGCCGCGACTGGAGCATGTCCGCCGTGATCGTGGCCCAGGTGGCCGTCGACGACGATCCCCGGGCGCCCCTGGCCGAGGAGATGCTCTCCGCCCTGCTGGCCGGCTGCCCCGACCCGGCGCTCCT contains:
- a CDS encoding prenyltransferase/squalene oxidase repeat-containing protein gives rise to the protein MFVRRSAAVLAATAVIGTAFAPAALADESPGATPSQAFPSALYGSTDPTYDGVWRQSLALLAQDSVGVEPAKKSVDWLVGQQCESGAFAAYRPDPSAKCDAKTKVDTNSTAAALQALEALDASDAVTGAAVKWLKSVQNKDGGWGYFPGTPSDTNSTSVVIGALDAGDTDPKDVPSKDDRTPYDALLGLSVPCDETGGGAFAFQPDKKGKLAANADATAAGVLGALGEGLDADPEEDGPDKASPKASQCAGGDSFTIEDAAANGALYLAGAVAKNGYLKSSLPGAEDQPDYGNTADTVVALAAAGRTADTGKPLAWLEKNSGTWAAKSGPAAYAQLIFAANATGTDPRAFGGADLVKQLGATGPAATSSDASTAPADEKNDKDEQDNASDEDDGGVSLWWIIGVGLVGGIGIGFLLSGRNKKQQP
- a CDS encoding phosphotransferase, whose amino-acid sequence is MGIPAGAGRLLGSGRTADVYALGDGGDHDGLGDHGGPGGGAWVLRRYRDGYGDAQAEAAVMEYVRGHGYPVPRVRAADARTDLVMERLYGPTVVEAVAAGELTAGEAGSVLARLLRDLHVIPARRSTDPAVRVLHLDLHPENVLLAPAGPMVIDWANTDEGPPGRDWSMSAVIVAQVAVDDDPRAPLAEEMLSALLAGCPDPALLTGPDGGLGWATGQRAANPTMSPHEVELLGEAGELIRRLLD